GTCGACCCGGTAGTTCGAGAGGATATCGCGGCCAAGCAGGACGGGATAATCCATGTGGTCCCGATCCTCGATACTCGCGGTCACTGTGTGTTGATTGCCGCCGACGCCGACCACGACGTCGACGACCGGACGGCTCCGCGCCGTCTTCCTGCTGCCGGATTTGACGCGCGTGATCGATTTGATCGGACCGGCTCCGATCTCCGCTGCGAGCCCGGTATCGATGCTCGTTCTGGTCGCTCCCGTGTCTGATTTTGCCAGCACAGACGTCGAGCCGCTCGTCCCGGAGAGGACGACCTCTTCGGTGTAACCGATGACGGTTGGCTCCGTTTCCGTGATTGTGTGGGTGATCGGCTGGGCCGTCGGCTGCGAATCGTCCAGCTTCATCGAGAGTTCCTGCACGCGGTCATCATCGACGCTGCCGCCCGCGCTCTCGATAGCGTGTTTGGCAATGTACGGCGCCGGACTGATCTCGGTCGCCTCGTAGAGTCCCTTGAAACCGGCCGTCGGATTGACCTCGAGGACGTACCAGCCCTCATCGCTCTCGACGAGGTCGACGCCGGCGTAGTCAAGTCCAATAGCATCAGCCGCCTGCGTCGCCAGTTCCCGAGCAGCCGGCGGTAGATCGTCGGTCGCGTTTTCGACGCTTCCACCTAGCGCGACGTTCGTCCGCCAGTCGTTATCCGGCGCGTAGCGATACATCGCACCGATGATCTCGCCGTCGACGACGTAAATCCGCACGTCGCGGTGGCGTTCGTCGTCGCGATCGATGAGTTCCTGCAAGAAGGCATAGCGGTTGCCGACCTTGGCGTTCACCGGATCGCCGGGACCGACTTTCCACGTGCCGCCACCGTGTGTTCCAATCGCCGTCTTGTAGACCGCTTCCTCGCCGTACTGGTCGCGCACGGCGTTCAACTCGTCGCTGCTGAGCGCGAGAACGACGTCAGGCGTCTGGACGTCGGCCATCGCCAGCGTCGTCGCCGTCGAAAGTTTGTGGATCGCGGTCAGCACCGTCGCTGGTTCGTTCAACATCGGCACGACCTGTGCGAACGTATTCGCGAGCCCGAGCTCCTCGGCGGGCTGTTCGGTGTTCGAGAGCAGCATCCGATTGGCGATGATATCGACGTCCGGCTCGAGTTCCACCTGGCCATCAGCAACCCTGATCGACGTGTTTTCGTGTCGTAGCCACTCCGTACCGTGGCCGAGTTCCTCGACCGCGTTGAGTATCGCTTTTGTCTCTTTGCTCGTATGCAGGCTCAGTACCCCGACGGTGACGGGATCGGCAGCGGGCATAGGACTTCCACACCGACCGGAGGGAAAAGTATTGGTTCACCGCCGGCCGACAGGTCACCGGTCCGACGAACAGGATTTCCCGCCGGGAACGGCGATCACTGCGCCGCGACGTTCATCAGGGTATCGACAGACAACGAAGAAGAGAGTCAGGCTGTGAGACGGATCGGTGCCGTATTCTCCCGGAGATTGCTCCAACGGGGCGGCGACCACCGGTACCGAACGGCAACGGTTCGTATGACTCATTTCTATAGTAACAACTGCAACTAGTTACACACTGATTGCCGAGCAGGCTGGCGATCAGGTGTGTATTGACTTGCAGTGGCTACTATAGCTGGGATCGCTTCACATCGACTTCCTCTCGATCTGCCCCGTCTCACGTAATTGCCGCTCGCACCTCGTTTGGATCCAGGAGTCCGCTGACGACGGCGAGCACGGCCCACGTGAACCCGCCAAGTCCGACCGCCGCAAAGAGCATGAACAGGTTCGAAACGAGCGGCGTGACGAGCAAGACTGCGACCGCCATCACACCCGTGATTCCGCAGATCATCGCGATCGAACGACCGAGCGACTCGAGTCGAAGCGAGAGTTCGGAGTGGACGATGTAGAGGTTCACCGCGACGTAGACCGTGTGCGTGATGACCGTCGCAATCGCCGCGCCAATAACGCCGATCATCGGGATGAGGAGGATGTTCAGTCCGAAGTTCGCGATCGAAGTCCCACCCTTCGCGATCGCACGGGACCGCGCGCGGCCGAGGTAATCCAGACTGTCGCTGGTCAGGTTCGTAATCGCCTGCAACACGATGAAGCCCGCGAGGATCTGGAGAACCGGGACCGCACCGGCGTAATCACCGCCGAAGATCATCGTGATGAACGGCTCTGCAACGAGCACCAGTCCGACCGCAGCCGGAATGTACACCAACATCGTCTTCACCAGCGACGTCTCGTAAATCTCGCGCGCTTGCTCGAGTTGGTCCGCCGCCTTCTGCTCGCCGAAGTTCGGCGAGATCGTAAAGCCGAGCGCCTCCGCCGGCGCGAGCACGAAATCCGTGATCTGTTTGCCGAGCGTGTAGAACGCGACCGCCGCCGGCGTCAGAAAGACGCCCACCAGCACCGTGTCGATCTGCTTGTCGACCACGTTCGCACTCCGTGTCGCCGTCAGCGGCACGCTGTACTCGAGTAGTCGCCGCGAAAGCCCGGACTCGTACTCCTCGGCGGGCTCGTACTGGCGGTAAAAGCGTTCGTAGAGGATGGTGATGCCGACCGCCGCGGCGATGGTGTAGCCGACGATGTAGCCAAAGAGTGCGCCGAGTGCGCCGAAGCCAGCGAGGACGAGTGCGACGACGAAGACGAGGCGGGCGACGCCGGAGATTGCCTGGATGGCGGCGCTATAGCCGAGTTTGTTGAAGCCCTGGAAGGCGATCTGCGAGAAGCCGTTGAAGGAGTTGACGACGATGTAGATGACGCCGACTGCGAGGAATGGGGCTGCCGAGGTGTCGCCAAGCAGTGCTGCAATTTCTTCGTGAAAGAGAAAGAGCGTGGAGCCGACGACGCTAATGACGATCAGCTTGTAGGCGATCGTCGTTCGCAGGAGATACGGAATCTGGCCGGGATCCTTCTCGTTGTATTCGGAGATGTATCGCGCGGTCGACTTGCCGAGACCGACGTCGGCGAGCAGCTGGACGACGGCGAGAATGCCGATCACCCAGTAGAGTGTCCCGTAGCCGTCGGGATCGAGGAGGAAGCGAGCGAGAACGAACATTAACAGCGCACTCGAGACCATGTAGATGGCCCGAGAGACGAGCGTTGCCTTGAACCCGCGGAGGATGTGGTCCTGTGTCGTACTCATGTGTTAGGGGGAGTGGAGGTGGGGCGAGGGGGGATAGCGCAAGGGCTGACAGAGGCGTGCTGCAAGTCGTGCCGCCGGACATCTCCGACTGTCTGCTTCGGCAACCGAACACCGGAGAGAGCCGCCTACGTCGTGCTACTCGCTCGAAAGTGAGCGTCCCCAATTGTAATGCACAGACAACAGCTGTAGGGCGGACGTACCGTCCGCAAGGCGGTGGCGAAACGACCGTCTAGCAAGTGCCGAACTCGGTCTCAACTCGCTACAGATACGAGGCGTCCCACCGAGTCGCCTTCCGCCGATTCCCACAGACGTTACACTCGATTCGTCCCATCGCATCCATCGCGTTCTCGAGTGAGTCGCAGTTGCCACAGAACCAACCGTACTGTGAGTCTCGTTCCTGGCTCTCGTAAGCGACGTAAAACGGCGACTTCGAGCCGCGGGTCGCCTCGCCGTAGTTCACGTAGATCGTCTCGCCGTCGGTCTCGAGTTCATCGAGCGTCGCCCACTCCTCGTCGCCGATTTCCTGTTCGACGTAGACGTTCTCCGTGTACGTTTCCTCGCCGATGTCGACCTCGCGCTGGCCCGCCTGCTCGAATCCCTGTTCTGCGTAGAACTCGTTGCCGCGCTCGTTGTCCGCCAGCACCAGACACTGAATCTGGTCTGCACCCTCATCGAGGAGTCGCTCGCGGGTTCTGACGAGGAGTCGCACACCGATACCGCTGCCGCGCGCGTCCGGGTCGACGTGCAGCCAGAGGATGCGGCCGGTGCCGTGTTGCTGGCCGACGAAATCGCTCTGAGAGAAGGCGACGACCTCGTCGTCTTCCTCGACGACGAGGACGAGCGAGTGGTCGGACTCGAGTTCGGCTGCAAAGTCCTCGCTGTACCATTGGTTGATCGCGTCGTCAATTACATCGGCATCGAGGAAGTCGGTGTACGTCGAGTTGAGCGAGTTAGCTGCGATAGATCGAATCGTCTCGACGTCGTCGGTGGTCGCTTCACGGAGCTCCATGCGCTGGTGTATCATGACCTTGTATAAAACGTATGCCCACGAGACGACGCTTGCCGCTGTCTCGTGTGGTGGTGTGTTGGCGTGTGGGTGTGTTGGCGTGTCTGTGTGGCGGTGTATCTCCGTATTGGCGTGTCAGCGTGGCAGATACCCGCCAGCCGACTGTATCCATCGAGTCCGAAACCGAGACGAAGATTCACGGTGCTGCCTATCGACGGAGGCCTATGGGCGGAGAGACCCCGACCGACGAGTCGTCCCAGGAGGAGGCGGCGACAGCGTCGGCCGGTTCATCGGCTACGAACGAGTCGAGCGATGCCTCCAGCGAGGCGGCGGCGATCGACGGGACAGCGACCGCGGAGCCGTTTACGTACGACGATGGAAGCGTTGCTCCCGGCGAGTCGGCAAACATCCGCTACGGGATCAGTGAAACGTATCTGGGAGATCCGATCAGAATCCCAGTGACGATTATCAACGGCGAGCGGCCGGGACCGACGGTCTTTCTCTCGGCTGCGGCCCACGGCGACGAACTCAACGGCATCGAGGTCGTCCGCGAGGTCGCACACGACTGGAACCACTCCGAACTCCACGGCACGCTCGTCTGCCTGCCGGTGATGAACGTCCCCGGCTTTCTCGCACAGGAGCGATACTTGCCAATCTACGACCGCGACCTGAACCGATCGTTCCCCGGCCGGCAAGGCTCGACAAGCGCACGCCGGATGGCACACCGCATCTTCACGAACTTCATCGAACCCTGTGACCTGGGAGTGGACTTTCACACGTCCACACGCGGGCGAACCAACATGCTCCACGTCCGGGCGAACATGGACGACGAAACGGTGCGACGGCTCGCACACGCGTTCAGCTCGAACGTCATTATCGGCGGCGAAGGTCCCTCCGGAACCCTCCGCCGAGAGGCGACAGAGGCTGGCGTTCCGACGATCACCGTTGAGATGGGCGAAGCCCATCGGTTCCAGCGGCGGCTCATCGACCGCGCGTTGACCGGCGTCGCGAGCGTCCTCGCCGAGTTCGGCTGTCATCGCGACTCCTCGGTCCACTGGCCCGGCTGGCGCGTCGTCATCGACAGCGACGACGAGAAAACCTGGCTCCGGGCCGACGCGGGCGGTATCGTCGACATGAAACACGGCCGCGGCGCTCTCGTCGAAGAGGGCGACGTGATCTGCACGATTACGAATCCGTTCAAAGAAGAAGACGACATCCTCGACGTCGAGGCTCCCTTCACCGGACTGATCGTCGGGGTACTCGAGAACCCCGTCGTCTATCCGGGGAATCCGCTCTGCCATCTGGTCGGGCTGAAACACGAGACACGCCTCGCACTCGAGCGCGAAGGCGGGACGGAGCGCTCGCGGTCTGAACTGCGGTGAGTGGACCGAGCGTTGAGACGGTCGAGAATGCAGTCGGTCACGGAGTGGACTCGAGTCGAGTTCCACTCAGTGAAGGGATGCAATTGGTAGCCGAGGAATCACGACGCGTTCCCGAATGGGGCAATGAAGGAGATAAAAGTAACTTCTATACCCCCACGGTCTAACGGTCAACATGAGCGTATGAGTCAGTCTTACAATCGCGGCCTCATCGAGGACTTCGGCCGCTGGAAGGAGTTCTCGGCCGGCATGTGGGCGTGGATCTTCCACAAGTTCACTGGGTGGATGTTGATCGGCTATCTGTTCACCCACATTGCCGTGCTGAGTAGCGCCATCGCAGCGGCGGACGGTCAAACGATGATGCTCGCCGGAGAGCAAGTCGATGCATACACTGGAACGTTGCAGGGACTCGAGAGTCTCTTCATCGTTCGAGTGCTCGAAGTCGGACTACTGGCAGTCGCTGTCTTCCACATTCTGAACGGCATTCGGCTGCTGATGGTCGACCTCGGGGTTGGCCTCACTGCACAGGATAAGAGTTTCTACGCCTCGCTCGTCCTGACGGGCGTTATCACCGTCGCGAGCGTGCCAACCTTCATGGCAGGGGTGGGACTCTAATGGCAGAACGCTACTCTTCGTTCACGCCCGGCGGGACCGCCTGGTTCCTCCAGCGTGTGACGGCAGCGTTCCTGATCGTTGTGCTTGCTTTCCACTTCTTCCTCTTGCACTTCGTCAACCACGCGTCCGAAATCACGTTCGCGGGGACGCAAGCCCGCATGGAGAACATTGGCTACTTCCTGACGATGGTGTTGTTCCTCATTGCTGGCGCGTTCCACGGTGTCAACGGCGTCTACAACGCGCTCGTCAATCAGGGCCTCAGCGGGACCCCAAAGAAGGTAGTGCTCGCAGTGCTAACTATCGCAGGTGCCCTGCTCATCTTCCAGGGAATCTGGGTTGCACTAGTCATGTCGGGAATGATCTAATATGAGTACGCAACAACAAGAACCGGAGAGTCAGGAATCGCCCCAGGACCCCGAGATGAAGGGGACCGAGTCGCCACAGCAGCGGCGACTCAAGGAAAAAGAGGAGGGAATGGTCGACGAACACGCAGAGGAGGAGGCCGAAGCGGCCGGCGAGACGGTCCACATCAAGGTCTTCCGCTACGATCCGGAAGTCGCAGACAAACAGGAACCACGCTTCGACGACTTCCACGTCCCCTTCGAGAAGGGGATGACGGTCCTCGACGCGGTCATGTACGCCCGTGACGAGTTCGACTCCTCGCTTACGTTCCGCCACTCCTGTCGCCAGGCAGTCTGTGGCTCCGACGCCTTCTTCGTCAACGGCTCGCAGATGCTCGGCTGCAAGACGCAGCTTTCGGAGCTCGAGCAGCCGGTTCGTATCGAGCCGCTGCCACACCAGGAGGTCGTCAAGGACCTGGTCGTCGACATGGACCACTTCTACGACCAGATGCACGCCGTCGAGCCGTACTTCCAGGACGAAGACACGCCAGCCGCGAGCGACCTGGAAGAGCAGCGCCAGAGCCCAGAAAACCGTGAGAAGATCAAGATGTCCTCGCGGTGTATCTGGTGTGGTGCCTGTATGTCCTCGTGTAACATCGCTGCGGGCGACAACGAATATCTCGGCCCGGCCGCGATCAACAAGGCCTACAAGTTCGCGATGGACGACCGCGAAAGCGAGGAGATCAAAGAGCACCGACTCCGCATCCTGGAGCAAGAACACGGTGTCTGGCGTTGCCAGACCCAGTTCTCCTGCACCGAGGTGTGTCCGAAGGACATCCCGCTCACCGAGCACATTCAGGAGCTCAAGCGGGAAGCGGTCAAGAAGAACCTGAAGTTCTGGTAATATGTACGAACACGACGTTCTCGTGGTCGGCGCCGGTGGCGCCGGCCTCCGCGCCGCGATCGCAGCGCACGAGGCGGGAGCCGACACGGCGATCGTCTCGAAACTCCACCCCGTCCGCAGCCACACGGGTGCGGCGGAGGGTGGCATCAACGCCGCCCTACAGGAGGGTGACGACTGGGAACTGCACGCCTACGACACGATGAAGGGCTCCGACTACCTGGCCGACGCGCCAGCAGTCGAAACCCTCGCTCAGGACGCCCCCGAAGACACGATGCGACTCGAGCACTGGGGAATGCCGTTCTCCCGCGAGGAGGACGGTCGCGTCTCCCAGCGTCCGTTCGGTGGTCTCTCGTACCCGCGAACGACCTACGCCGGCGCAGAGACCGGTCACCACCTGCTGCACACGATGTACGAGCAGGTCGTCAAGCGCGGCATTCAGGTCTACGACGAGTGGTACGTGATGAACCTCGCGACCACTGACGAGGAGGATCCAAACGACCGCCAGTGTGAGGGTATCGTCGCCTACGACGTCCAGACCGGCACGGTTGAAGGGTTCAAGGCCAACCAGGGCGTTATTCTCGCGACCGGTGGTCCCGGACAGGCGTTCGACCACACTACCAACGCCGTCTCCTGTACCGGCGACGGTCACGCGATGGCCTACCGTGCGGGTGCACCGCTCGAGGACATGGAGTTCATCCAGTTCCACCCGACCTCGCTTCCCTCCACGGGTGTCCTTATCAGTGAGGGTGTCCGTGGTGAAGGTGGTATCCTCTACAACAACGAGGGCGAACGCTTCATGTTCGAGTATGGCTACGCGAACAACTCCGGCGAACTCGCTTCCCGCGACGTCGTCGCTCGTGCCGAACTCGACGAAGTCGCCGAAGGTCGTGGCGTCAAGGACGAGTACGTCCACCTCGACATGCGCCACCTCGGCGAAGAGCGCATTCTCGACCGCCTGGAGAACATTCTCCACCTCGCGGAGGACTTCGAGGGCGTCGACGGCCTCGTCGAACCGATGCCAGTCAAGCCCGGCCAGCACTACGCGATGGGCGGCATCGAGGTCGACGAGAACGGCCAGACCTGTATCGACGGCCTCTACGCGGCCGGCGAGTGTGCCTGTGTTTCCGTCCACGGCGGCAACCGTCTCGGCGGGAACGCACTCCCCGAACTCATCGTCTTCGGCAAGCGCGCCGGCGCACACGCCGCTGGCGACGACCTCGGCGAACCAGAAATTCGGACCGGCTACGGCGACGACGTCGAGGACGACGACACCGAGCTTCCGGTCGCACCCGGTGCGTCCGGTCTCGACTCTGCTGACAGCGTCGCCGCAGACGGCGGTGTCGCCGCAGAGACGGGCACACTCGAGCAGGCCGTCGAACGCGAACGCGCTCGCGTCGACCGCCTGATGGACAAGGACAGCGGCGTCCAGCACGCCGAGATCCGTGCGAAGCTCCAGAACGCGATGACCGACTATGTCAACGTCTTCCGCAACGAGGAAGGCATCGAGAAGGCACTCGAGATCATCCGCGAGTGCCGCGAGGAGTACCAGGACGTCTACGTCGACGACCCATCGACGACGTTCAACACGGACCTCCAGCAGACGATCGAGACGCGCAATCTGATCGACGTCGCCGAGACCATCGCACTCGGCGCACTCGTGCGCAACGAGTTCCGCGGCGCTCACTGGCGCCAGGAGAATCAGGTTCGTGACGACGAGAACTGGCTCAAGCACACGCTCGTCTCGTGGGACGACGGCGAGCCGTCGATCTTCTACCGCCCGGTGATCCTCGAAGGCGAGGAGAAGACCTACGAGCCGAAGGTTCGCAGTTACTGACGGACTGACTCTCCCGGTTTTCGCGTCTGTTTTGTTTCTTGTTTCCAGTCTCGTGGTTCGTATTCCGAGACGGTTTCTCAGACTGGGGTCTCACTTCGACGGACCACCAGAGCTAAGGCACCACCCCCGCTACCCTGTGGCGGTATGTTGCTGTCGGGAACCGTTGTCGCCGACGCGGACACCGTCATCGCCGACGGTGCCGTCGTCGTTGCTGACGACGAAATCGTCGCCGTCGGTGATCGTTCGACCTGTCTCGAGGAGTACCCAGAGCACGAGCACCACGCCTGTGACGTGCTCGCCCCCGGCACCGTCGGCGGCCACGTCCACTCCGTTCAGAGCCTCGGACGCGGTATCGCCGACGACACGGAGCTACTCGAGTGGCTCTCCGAGTACGTCCTCCCCATGGAGGCCTCCCTCTCTGCTGACGGCATGCGCGTCGCGGCGGAGTTGGGCTATCTCGAACTGATCGAGAGCGGGACGACGACCTGTATCGACCACCTCTCGGTGGCACACGCCGACGAGGCGTTCGAAGCGGCTCGGGAACTCGGTATTCGCGGTCGGCTCGGGAAGGTGCTGATGGACAAGGAGTCGCCGCCGGGGCTACTCGAGGACACGGACGAGGCGCTGGCCGAGAGCGAGCGACTCATCCAGAAGTACCACGGCGCGGCAGACGGCCGGATTCGCTACGCGGTCACGCCGCGCTTTGCCGTGAGCTGTACCGAGGAGTGTCTGCGCG
The DNA window shown above is from Natrialba magadii ATCC 43099 and carries:
- a CDS encoding GNAT family N-acetyltransferase — encoded protein: MELREATTDDVETIRSIAANSLNSTYTDFLDADVIDDAINQWYSEDFAAELESDHSLVLVVEEDDEVVAFSQSDFVGQQHGTGRILWLHVDPDARGSGIGVRLLVRTRERLLDEGADQIQCLVLADNERGNEFYAEQGFEQAGQREVDIGEETYTENVYVEQEIGDEEWATLDELETDGETIYVNYGEATRGSKSPFYVAYESQERDSQYGWFCGNCDSLENAMDAMGRIECNVCGNRRKATRWDASYL
- a CDS encoding flippase — its product is MSTTQDHILRGFKATLVSRAIYMVSSALLMFVLARFLLDPDGYGTLYWVIGILAVVQLLADVGLGKSTARYISEYNEKDPGQIPYLLRTTIAYKLIVISVVGSTLFLFHEEIAALLGDTSAAPFLAVGVIYIVVNSFNGFSQIAFQGFNKLGYSAAIQAISGVARLVFVVALVLAGFGALGALFGYIVGYTIAAAVGITILYERFYRQYEPAEEYESGLSRRLLEYSVPLTATRSANVVDKQIDTVLVGVFLTPAAVAFYTLGKQITDFVLAPAEALGFTISPNFGEQKAADQLEQAREIYETSLVKTMLVYIPAAVGLVLVAEPFITMIFGGDYAGAVPVLQILAGFIVLQAITNLTSDSLDYLGRARSRAIAKGGTSIANFGLNILLIPMIGVIGAAIATVITHTVYVAVNLYIVHSELSLRLESLGRSIAMICGITGVMAVAVLLVTPLVSNLFMLFAAVGLGGFTWAVLAVVSGLLDPNEVRAAIT
- a CDS encoding RimK family alpha-L-glutamate ligase, translated to MPAADPVTVGVLSLHTSKETKAILNAVEELGHGTEWLRHENTSIRVADGQVELEPDVDIIANRMLLSNTEQPAEELGLANTFAQVVPMLNEPATVLTAIHKLSTATTLAMADVQTPDVVLALSSDELNAVRDQYGEEAVYKTAIGTHGGGTWKVGPGDPVNAKVGNRYAFLQELIDRDDERHRDVRIYVVDGEIIGAMYRYAPDNDWRTNVALGGSVENATDDLPPAARELATQAADAIGLDYAGVDLVESDEGWYVLEVNPTAGFKGLYEATEISPAPYIAKHAIESAGGSVDDDRVQELSMKLDDSQPTAQPITHTITETEPTVIGYTEEVVLSGTSGSTSVLAKSDTGATRTSIDTGLAAEIGAGPIKSITRVKSGSRKTARSRPVVDVVVGVGGNQHTVTASIEDRDHMDYPVLLGRDILSNYRVDVGRRADRDAEDRPEEEE
- a CDS encoding succinylglutamate desuccinylase/aspartoacylase family protein — encoded protein: MGGETPTDESSQEEAATASAGSSATNESSDASSEAAAIDGTATAEPFTYDDGSVAPGESANIRYGISETYLGDPIRIPVTIINGERPGPTVFLSAAAHGDELNGIEVVREVAHDWNHSELHGTLVCLPVMNVPGFLAQERYLPIYDRDLNRSFPGRQGSTSARRMAHRIFTNFIEPCDLGVDFHTSTRGRTNMLHVRANMDDETVRRLAHAFSSNVIIGGEGPSGTLRREATEAGVPTITVEMGEAHRFQRRLIDRALTGVASVLAEFGCHRDSSVHWPGWRVVIDSDDEKTWLRADAGGIVDMKHGRGALVEEGDVICTITNPFKEEDDILDVEAPFTGLIVGVLENPVVYPGNPLCHLVGLKHETRLALEREGGTERSRSELR
- a CDS encoding succinate dehydrogenase/fumarate reductase iron-sulfur subunit, whose amino-acid sequence is MSTQQQEPESQESPQDPEMKGTESPQQRRLKEKEEGMVDEHAEEEAEAAGETVHIKVFRYDPEVADKQEPRFDDFHVPFEKGMTVLDAVMYARDEFDSSLTFRHSCRQAVCGSDAFFVNGSQMLGCKTQLSELEQPVRIEPLPHQEVVKDLVVDMDHFYDQMHAVEPYFQDEDTPAASDLEEQRQSPENREKIKMSSRCIWCGACMSSCNIAAGDNEYLGPAAINKAYKFAMDDRESEEIKEHRLRILEQEHGVWRCQTQFSCTEVCPKDIPLTEHIQELKREAVKKNLKFW
- a CDS encoding FAD-binding protein gives rise to the protein MYEHDVLVVGAGGAGLRAAIAAHEAGADTAIVSKLHPVRSHTGAAEGGINAALQEGDDWELHAYDTMKGSDYLADAPAVETLAQDAPEDTMRLEHWGMPFSREEDGRVSQRPFGGLSYPRTTYAGAETGHHLLHTMYEQVVKRGIQVYDEWYVMNLATTDEEDPNDRQCEGIVAYDVQTGTVEGFKANQGVILATGGPGQAFDHTTNAVSCTGDGHAMAYRAGAPLEDMEFIQFHPTSLPSTGVLISEGVRGEGGILYNNEGERFMFEYGYANNSGELASRDVVARAELDEVAEGRGVKDEYVHLDMRHLGEERILDRLENILHLAEDFEGVDGLVEPMPVKPGQHYAMGGIEVDENGQTCIDGLYAAGECACVSVHGGNRLGGNALPELIVFGKRAGAHAAGDDLGEPEIRTGYGDDVEDDDTELPVAPGASGLDSADSVAADGGVAAETGTLEQAVERERARVDRLMDKDSGVQHAEIRAKLQNAMTDYVNVFRNEEGIEKALEIIRECREEYQDVYVDDPSTTFNTDLQQTIETRNLIDVAETIALGALVRNEFRGAHWRQENQVRDDENWLKHTLVSWDDGEPSIFYRPVILEGEEKTYEPKVRSY
- a CDS encoding succinate dehydrogenase, giving the protein MAERYSSFTPGGTAWFLQRVTAAFLIVVLAFHFFLLHFVNHASEITFAGTQARMENIGYFLTMVLFLIAGAFHGVNGVYNALVNQGLSGTPKKVVLAVLTIAGALLIFQGIWVALVMSGMI
- the sdhC gene encoding succinate dehydrogenase, cytochrome b556 subunit; amino-acid sequence: MSQSYNRGLIEDFGRWKEFSAGMWAWIFHKFTGWMLIGYLFTHIAVLSSAIAAADGQTMMLAGEQVDAYTGTLQGLESLFIVRVLEVGLLAVAVFHILNGIRLLMVDLGVGLTAQDKSFYASLVLTGVITVASVPTFMAGVGL